ACGCCGAACTGCTTCGCCAACGCTTCCTCCGACGGGAGCGGTTGGCCGGCCGGGAATGTGCCGTCCAGGATGCCATCGCGCAGGTAATCGGCGATCTGCCGATACTTCGGCTGCGTGTTCTTCGGCGGCATGCGGGCCCTCCGTGGCCGTGGCGTCTGCGGCTGTGCGTCGGCGTAGACGGCTCGTCTACGAGCGTGCACAGCTTCTCTCATCCCTAGGCGGTTGACAACCCGTAGTACGGGTTGCACTCTTGTCTGCGTCGCCCGTACTACGGGTGGTCTAGCAACCCGGAGGATTCGCCTCTGGGTGCCAGAGAAGAGGAGATCCGAAAAAGTGGCAAGCCTTCCGATCGACACCGCGAAGTTCACGGGGATCATCTGCGCCGTGCCCCCGGCTCCGCGGGTCGCCAACCGAGAGACCGGTCAGCTTCGCGTCGACCGCGAGACCGGCAAGACCCTGTACCAAGTCGGCCTCTGCCTGATGGCCGGGGCGTCGGCGGACGTCGTGAACGTGAGCGTGGCCGGTGAACCGAGCGGCGTGCAGCTCGGCATGCCGGTGGCCGTGCGGGACCTGGTCGCCACGCCGTGGGAGAACGAGGGGCGGCACGGGATCGCGTTCCGTGCGGCGGAGATCCGACCCCTGAACGCTCCCGCTCCGGCGGGTAAGGGGGCCGCGCAGTGATGAAGTTGGCCTCCACCACTTCGGCCGGTGTGACCGGGCCGAATTGGGTTCTGGTGGTGGCCGCAGTGCTGGTGTCGGGCCTGCTCATCGCGGGCCCGGCGCTGCGCCGCCGCTACCCCGTTGCCTGGTGGCTGTTACTCGGCTTCCCTGTCGCCGCCTTCCGCGTCACGCAGACCTGGCGGCCTCTGATGGCCGGGTGCGGGCTCGCTGTCAGTCGGCGGCCTGCACTGACGATCGTGTCCGGGCTCGTCGGAAACGGGGCGTCTCCGCCTCAGCCGCGGGTGCCGCGTCGCGGTCTCATACGCCCGACCTCCGGTGGCTTCGTGCTGCTGGTGCGGCTGTTACCCGGACAGGTGCCGGAGGACTTCGTCAAGGCTGCGCCTGCCATGGCGGAGGACTGGCAGGTTCACGCGGTGCGGGTGACCTCCTGGAAGCCGGGGGTCGTACGGATCGTCGCCTCCGCCGCAGACCCGTTGGCCGCTCCACGGATACCGAAGCAGCAGGGCCCTGGCCATCTGCTCCGGGTGACCGTGGGTGCGCTGGAGACTGGGGACGCGTGGGTGCTGGACCTGCGGCGCGTGCCTCACTGGCTGATCGTGGGTGCCACCCGTTCCGGCAAGTCCACGCTGATCAACGCCCTCGTCGCGAGGCTGGCTCCGCAATCCGTCGCCCTCGTCGGGATTGACTGCAAGGGCGGCATGGAACTGTCCCTCTACGAACCCCGGTTGTCCGCCCTCGCGACCAACCGGGAGCAGGCGGTCCGACTGCTGGCCGCACTCGTTGACCTGACCCTCGACCGCATGACCATCTGCCGCGCGGCTCGCGTGCGCAACATCTGGGGCCTGCCGGACAAGGAACGCCCGGTCCCCGTCGTCGTGATCGTCGATGAGCTCGCGGAACTGTTCCTCGTCGCGAACCGGAACGAGAAAGACGAAGCGCAGGCGGCCGGTACGGCGTTGATCCGACTAGCCCAACTCGGCGCGGCCCTCGGTGTGTTCCTCGTCGTCGCCGGCCAACGTGTCGGCTCCGACCTGGGGCCAGGCGTCACCGCACTGCGGGCACAGCTCGGCGGCCGGGTCTGCCATCGCGTCGCCGACCCCGGTACGGCCGAAATGGCGCTCGGGGATCTGAATCCCGACGCCCTGAAGGCGGCGCAAGCCATCACCCCGGAACAGGCCGGGACGGCCGTCCTCGCCTCCGGCGACGGCTGGGAACGCGCGCGGTCCCATCTGATCACGGAGGCGGAAGCGGAAGCCGTCGCCGCCGAGTACGCGCACCTGACACCCGTCCTGTCCGAACTGCACGTCGAAGCGCCGTGAAAGGGGCCTGCCGTGCTCGTGTCCATGTCCGCCGTCCTGCTGCTGGGCCTGCTGATCTGGTTCCTTCTGCGCATCCGGTACCTGCGGTGGGCCGACGCGCTGCTCTGCGGAGCCTT
The DNA window shown above is from Streptomyces sp. NBC_00670 and carries:
- a CDS encoding SCO3933 family regulatory protein; this translates as MASLPIDTAKFTGIICAVPPAPRVANRETGQLRVDRETGKTLYQVGLCLMAGASADVVNVSVAGEPSGVQLGMPVAVRDLVATPWENEGRHGIAFRAAEIRPLNAPAPAGKGAAQ
- a CDS encoding FtsK/SpoIIIE domain-containing protein, with protein sequence MKLASTTSAGVTGPNWVLVVAAVLVSGLLIAGPALRRRYPVAWWLLLGFPVAAFRVTQTWRPLMAGCGLAVSRRPALTIVSGLVGNGASPPQPRVPRRGLIRPTSGGFVLLVRLLPGQVPEDFVKAAPAMAEDWQVHAVRVTSWKPGVVRIVASAADPLAAPRIPKQQGPGHLLRVTVGALETGDAWVLDLRRVPHWLIVGATRSGKSTLINALVARLAPQSVALVGIDCKGGMELSLYEPRLSALATNREQAVRLLAALVDLTLDRMTICRAARVRNIWGLPDKERPVPVVVIVDELAELFLVANRNEKDEAQAAGTALIRLAQLGAALGVFLVVAGQRVGSDLGPGVTALRAQLGGRVCHRVADPGTAEMALGDLNPDALKAAQAITPEQAGTAVLASGDGWERARSHLITEAEAEAVAAEYAHLTPVLSELHVEAP